Proteins from a single region of Strix uralensis isolate ZFMK-TIS-50842 chromosome 31, bStrUra1, whole genome shotgun sequence:
- the LOC141936116 gene encoding olfactory receptor 14A16-like, translating into MYNGSSITEFLLLVFADTRELQLLHFWLFLGIYLAALLGNGLIITAIACDHHLHTPMYFFLLNLSLLDLGSISTTLPKAMDNSLWNNRDISYLGCATQVFFFYFFASGEYFLLTVMSYDRYVAICIPLHYGTLLGSRACVHMAAAAWGTGFLFAMLHTANTFSLPLCQGNTLDQFFCEIPQILKLSCSHSYLREIRLTTVSACLLFGCFVFIVVSYVQIFRVVLRIPSEQGRHKAFSTCLPHLTVVSLFTSTVMFAHLKPPSISSPALNLVVAVLYSVVPPALNPLIYSMRNQELKDALRKLVGRFSPARSCQTFSANDSQCMS; encoded by the coding sequence ATGTacaacggcagctccatcactgagttcctcctcctggtgttcgcagacacacgggagctgcagctcttgcacttctggctcttcctgggcatctacctggctgccctcctgggcaacggcctcatcatcaccgccatcgcctgtgaccaccacctgcacacccccatgtacttcttcctcctcaacctctccctcctcgacctgggctccatctccaccactctccccaaagccatggacaattccctctggaacaacagggacatctcctacttgggatgtgccacacaggtctttttcttctatttctttgcttcaggagagtatttccttctcaccgtcatgtcctacgaccgctacgttgccatctgcatacccctgcactacgggaccctcctgggcagcagagcttgtgtccacatggcagcagctgcctggggcactgggtttctctttgctatgctgcacacagccaacacattttcacttccactctgccaaggcaacaccctagaccagttcttctgtgaaatcccccagatcctcaagctctcctgctcacactcctacctcagggaaatTCGGCTTACCACggttagtgcctgtttactttttgggtgttttgttttcattgtggtgtcctatgtgcagatcttcagggtggtgctgaggatcccctctgagcagggacggcacaaagccttctccacgtgcctccctcacttGACCGTTGTCTCCCTCTTTACCAGCACTGTCATGTTTGCCCatctgaagcccccctccatctcctccccagctctgaaCCTAGTGGTTGcagttctgtactcagtggtgcctccagcactGAACCCCCttatctacagcatgaggaatcaggaactcaaggatgccctgaggaaactggttGGACGTTTTTCACCAGCCAGAAGCTGTCAAACTTTCTCTGCAAACGACTCCCAGTGTATGTCATGA